A DNA window from Vigna unguiculata cultivar IT97K-499-35 chromosome 10, ASM411807v1, whole genome shotgun sequence contains the following coding sequences:
- the LOC114166470 gene encoding protein FAR1-RELATED SEQUENCE 5-like isoform X3, which translates to MEFESEEAAKNFYDEYAKHEGFVVRLDRCHRSEVDNRIISRRFSCNKQGFHVRVRNKTKPVHKPRTSIREGCEAMMLVKVNKFGKWVVTKFVKEHSHLLNASGSRSYSKMIESKDRIIQQLTKELEYRDRLCQQYRRQLFSLLETVEEQTESLSKNVELVVNNIKNL; encoded by the exons ATGGAGTTTGAGTCAGAGGAAGCTGCTAAGAACTTTTATGACGAATATGCAAAACATGAAGGGTTTGTTGTTCGCCTTGATCGTTGCCATCGTTCTGAGGTTGACAACCGAATCATTTCACGCCGTTTTTCGTGCAATAAGCAAGGTTTTCATGTGAGGGTTAGAAATAAAACCAAGCCTGTTCATAAACCAAGGACTAGCATAAGAGAAGGTTGTGAAGCCATGATGTTGgttaaagttaataaatttgGGAAGTGGGTGGTTACTAAATTTGTGAAGGAGCACAGTCATCTGCTAAATGCTTCTGGTTCTCGTTCATATAGTAAAATGATT GAATCAAAGGATAGGATAATTCAACAACTCACAAAGGAACTTGAGTACCGAGATCGATTATGTCAGCAATATCGCAGACAGCTATTCTCCCTTCTGGAGACTGTTGAGGAACAAACGGAAAGTTTATCAAAAAATGTTGAGCTTGTtgttaacaatataaaaaatcttTAG
- the LOC114166470 gene encoding protein FAR1-RELATED SEQUENCE 12-like isoform X1 produces MDLEAVAETVVNSTDQISAALEGNSIGEPNVGMEFESEEAAKNFYDEYAKHEGFVVRLDRCHRSEVDNRIISRRFSCNKQGFHVRVRNKTKPVHKPRTSIREGCEAMMLVKVNKFGKWVVTKFVKEHSHLLNASGSRSYSKMIESKDRIIQQLTKELEYRDRLCQQYRRQLFSLLETVEEQTESLSKNVELVVNNIKNL; encoded by the exons A TGGATTTGGAAGCTGTGGCAGAAACAGTTGTAAATTCTACAGATCAAATATCAGCAGCACTTGAAGGCAATTCTATTGGGGAGCCAAATGTTGGTATGGAGTTTGAGTCAGAGGAAGCTGCTAAGAACTTTTATGACGAATATGCAAAACATGAAGGGTTTGTTGTTCGCCTTGATCGTTGCCATCGTTCTGAGGTTGACAACCGAATCATTTCACGCCGTTTTTCGTGCAATAAGCAAGGTTTTCATGTGAGGGTTAGAAATAAAACCAAGCCTGTTCATAAACCAAGGACTAGCATAAGAGAAGGTTGTGAAGCCATGATGTTGgttaaagttaataaatttgGGAAGTGGGTGGTTACTAAATTTGTGAAGGAGCACAGTCATCTGCTAAATGCTTCTGGTTCTCGTTCATATAGTAAAATGATT GAATCAAAGGATAGGATAATTCAACAACTCACAAAGGAACTTGAGTACCGAGATCGATTATGTCAGCAATATCGCAGACAGCTATTCTCCCTTCTGGAGACTGTTGAGGAACAAACGGAAAGTTTATCAAAAAATGTTGAGCTTGTtgttaacaatataaaaaatcttTAG